A single genomic interval of Electrophorus electricus isolate fEleEle1 chromosome 4, fEleEle1.pri, whole genome shotgun sequence harbors:
- the zmp:0000000896 gene encoding caspase recruitment domain-containing protein 10 isoform X2 — MSGLSEWPLDVGVGDSEGALAPPWGEEHYEELWERVEGVRHKLTRILNPAKLTPYLRQCKVIDEQDEDEVLNSTQLPLRISKAGRLLDILRGRGERGLQAFMESLEFYHPEQYTHLTGHQATQRCSIMLDEEGPEGLTQFLLLEVRKLQDQLRVNRVCERRLSQRCRVAEDERSRAERKVQELRQECIQLERLRQDWEAGARELGRLKERHLEQAVKYSHALEEQRKTSTQEKELLKQVEQLKSRLMEVERSANADATPMASVKRASLVREPEDSTPAGQNAVLQCTNMLRERITGTRALLDILQQDRREAAEQRQELCGTILRLQGELENAEVAREKLEAHTEQLQLKLRTLQLDWETEQKRCMSYFNQIMELERERDQALRSRDSLQLEFTDCLLDKNRLRKRIAELQSSQEQLQRELEREKEKSREQSSAPCRHGSHLSLLSEDQCFGPCCSLGLISQDGIQQLQHKLSLNGQETVPLDDFCSNSEENLFSQSECNSAKEINRLSIFPFPPCKNSINRRVNTEFDLDSWGSDETETTEDTESAFWDSCSSLHSQLFPPDLMNLLSASPSKPLPASEDSECLPAVPAPKNVSLADDITIIGGNRTGIFVQTVRAGSPAERCGLKEGSELLELEQAQFAGGQMVLNKCTGEVAHFSLQWWTDPASVKHRLNEEGYSRLNSELSSPSFTDTRYNGKYQWRCTCVDTLSAKPLQAGAVPNYNRAQQLLLVKLRTMALQQKDSKKKFGRKASDRVRLVKALSPYYQRTGSFYPVLYTLSNRYEEHLIPYSLVQPVRAESRRPVVFSPSLLSRGLIERLLQPAESGLHFNTCQPELISVGEREDKGVFLLNSTASDPTLGIRVQSIQEVINQDKHCLLELGVSSVESLLRQELYPIVILIKPKDKKGRKFRKLLSGRGEQEVMEAVQVEELQLETLPLLYCTLEANMWNTTEELLKAVRNTIYRQQRAVAWVEVDRLQ; from the exons ATGAGTG gtttaAGTGAGTGGCCAttggatgtgggtgtgggtgactCTGAAGGTGCGCTGGCGCCCCCCTGGGGTGAGGAGCATTATGAGGAATTGTGGGAGCGAGTAGAGGGGGTCAGACACAAGCTGACGCGCATTCTGAACCCTGCTAAACTGACCCCGTACCTGAGGCAGTGTAAGGTCATCGATGAGCAGGATGAGGACGAGGTCCTGAACTCAACCCAGCTGCCCCTGCGTATTAGCAAGGCAG GCCGTTTATTGGACATCCTGAGAGGGCGTGGTGAGCGGGGGCTGCAGGCCTTCATGGAGTCACTGGAGTTCTACCACCCAGAGCaatacacacacctgacagGGCATCAGGCCACCCAACGCTGCTCCAtcatgctgg atgaggAAGGCCCCGAAGGTCTGACCCAGTTCCTGCTGTTGGAGGTGCGTAAGCTGCAGGACCAGTTGCGTGTCAATCGTGTGTGTGAACGCCGGCTGTCTCAGCGCTGCCGTGTAGCTGAAGATGAACGAAGCCGCGCTGAGCGCAAAGTACAGGAGCTCCGACAGGAATGTATCCAGCTGGAGAg gcTGAGGCAGGACTGGGAGGCAGGGGCGAGAGAGCTGGGCCGGCTGAAGGAGAGGCACCTGGAGCAGGCAGTGAAGTATTCACACGCCCTGGAGGAACAGCGCAAGACCTCCACCCAGGAGAAAGAGCTACTcaaacag GTGGAGCAGCTGAAGAGCAGACTCATGGAGGTGGAGAGAAGTGCTAATGCAGACGCCACCCCCATGGCATCTGTCAAAAGGGCCAGTTTAGTGCGTGAACCTGAAGACAGCACTCCTGCTGGCCAGAATGCAGTACTGCAGTGCACAAACATGCTGAGAGAGCGCATTACTGGCACTCGG gctctGTTGGatattctgcagcaggacaggaGAGAAGCAGCAGAACAGAGGCAGGAACTGTGCGGTACCATCCTCAGACTGCAGGGGGAGCTGGAGAATGCTGAGGTTGCCAGGGAGAAG ttggaGGCTCACACTGAGCAGCTCCAGCTGAAATTAAGGACCCTGCAGctggactgggagacagagcagaagaggTGTATGTCTTACTTCAACCAGATcatggagctggagagagagagagaccag gcccTTCGTAGTCGGGACAGTCTGCAGCTGGAGTTTACGGACTGCCTCCTGGATAAGAACCGTCTGCGGAAGCGCATCGCTGAGCTGCAGAGCAGCCAGgaacagctgcagagagagctggagagagagaaagagaagagccGTGAGCAGagcagcgccccctgcaggcacGGA tctCATCTATCTCTCCTCAGTGAGGACCAGTGTTTTGGACCCTGCTGTTCTCTTGGTCTGATTTCCCAAGATGGCATACAACAATTACAGCACAAG TTGTCCTTAAATGGTCAGGAAACTGTGCCACTGGATG ACTTCTGCTCTAACTCTGAAGAGAACCTTTTCAGTCAGTCG GAGTGTAACAGTGCTAAGGAGATAAACCGACTCTCCATATTTCCATTCCCACCTTGCAAGAACTCCATCAACCGCAGAGTCAACACTGa GTTTGATCTAGACTCCTGGGGCAGTGATGAAACCGAAACCACAG aagACACTGAATCAGCGTTCTGGGATTCATGCAGTTCTCTGCACTCTCAACTTTTCCCTCCTGACCTGATGAATCTTCTGTCTGCGTCACCCAGCAAGCCCTTACCTGCATCCGAGGA TTCAGAATGCCTGCCAGCGGTTCCTGCACCCAAGAATGTGAGTCTAGCTGATGACATCACTATCATTGGGGGCAACAGAACGGGAATATTTGTGCAGACGGTGAGGGCGGGGTCACCAGCGGAGAGGTGCGGCCTCAAAGAGGGGAGTGAGCTACTAGAg TTGGAGCAGGCCCAGTTTGCAGGGGGGCAAATGGTGCTGAATAAGTGCACTGGGGAGGTAGCACACTTCTCCCTTCAGTGGTGGACTGATCCTGCCTCTGTCAAACACAGGCTAAATGAGGAAG GTTACTCTCGTTTGAACAGTGAGctgtcctctccctccttcactg ACACACGATACAACGGCAAATACCAGTGGCGTTGCACCTGTGTCGACACACTCTCTGCCAAACCATTACAGGCTGGGGCAGTGCCAAATTACaacag ggctcAGCAGTTGTTGCTGGTGAAATTGCGTACAATGGCGCTACAACAGAAAGACAGCAAGAAGAAA TTTGGTAGAAAGGCTTCTGATCGTGTGAGGTTGGTGAAGGCGCTGTCTCCATACTACCAGAGGACTGGCTCCTTCTACCCTGTCCTCTACACACTTAGTAACC ggtATGAGGAGCACCTGATCCCCTACAGTCTGGTGCAGCCTGTGCGTGCTGAGAGCCGGAGGCCCGTggtgttctctccctctctgctctcacgCGGTCTCATCGAGAGGCTGCTGCAGCCGGCTGAGTCTGGCCTCCACTTCAACACCTGCCagccag AGCTGATCTCAGTGGGGGAGCGTGAGGATAAGGGTGTTTTCCTGCTGAACTCTACCGCCTCTGACCCCACACTGGGCATCAGAGTGCAGAGCATACAGGAGGTCATAAACCAG GACAAGCACTGCTTGCTGGAATTAGGAGTGAGCAGTGTTGAGTCTCTCCTCAGGCAGGAACTGTATCCCATCGTCATCCTCATTAAGCCAAAAGACAAGAAGGGCAGGAAGTTCCG GAAGTTGTTGTCTGGTCGTGGGGAACAGGAGGTGATGGAGGCGGTTCAGGTCGAGGAGTTGCAGCTGGAGACGTTGCCTCTACTCTACTGTACCCTGGAGGCCAATATGTGGAACACCACCGAAGAGCTGTTGAAGGCTGTGCGCAATACCATctacagacagcagagggcagtggcGTGGGTGGAAGTGGACAGGCTGCAGTAG
- the zmp:0000000896 gene encoding caspase recruitment domain-containing protein 11 isoform X1: MSGLSEWPLDVGVGDSEGALAPPWGEEHYEELWERVEGVRHKLTRILNPAKLTPYLRQCKVIDEQDEDEVLNSTQLPLRISKAGRLLDILRGRGERGLQAFMESLEFYHPEQYTHLTGHQATQRCSIMLDEEGPEGLTQFLLLEVRKLQDQLRVNRVCERRLSQRCRVAEDERSRAERKVQELRQECIQLERLRQDWEAGARELGRLKERHLEQAVKYSHALEEQRKTSTQEKELLKQVEQLKSRLMEVERSANADATPMASVKRASLVREPEDSTPAGQNAVLQCTNMLRERITGTRALLDILQQDRREAAEQRQELCGTILRLQGELENAEVAREKLEAHTEQLQLKLRTLQLDWETEQKRCMSYFNQIMELERERDQALRSRDSLQLEFTDCLLDKNRLRKRIAELQSSQEQLQRELEREKEKSREQSSAPCRHGSHLSLLSEDQCFGPCCSLGLISQDGIQQLQHKLSLNGQETVPLDDFCSNSEENLFSQSECNSAKEINRLSIFPFPPCKNSINRRVNTEFDLDSWGSDETETTEDTESAFWDSCSSLHSQLFPPDLMNLLSASPSKPLPASEDSECLPAVPAPKNVSLADDITIIGGNRTGIFVQTVRAGSPAERCGLKEGSELLELEQAQFAGGQMVLNKCTGEVAHFSLQWWTDPASVKHRLNEEGYSRLNSELSSPSFTGADSFYVRVNLDLCSHGDLPCLHASYNDILHVTDTRYNGKYQWRCTCVDTLSAKPLQAGAVPNYNRAQQLLLVKLRTMALQQKDSKKKFGRKASDRVRLVKALSPYYQRTGSFYPVLYTLSNRYEEHLIPYSLVQPVRAESRRPVVFSPSLLSRGLIERLLQPAESGLHFNTCQPELISVGEREDKGVFLLNSTASDPTLGIRVQSIQEVINQDKHCLLELGVSSVESLLRQELYPIVILIKPKDKKGRKFRKLLSGRGEQEVMEAVQVEELQLETLPLLYCTLEANMWNTTEELLKAVRNTIYRQQRAVAWVEVDRLQ, translated from the exons ATGAGTG gtttaAGTGAGTGGCCAttggatgtgggtgtgggtgactCTGAAGGTGCGCTGGCGCCCCCCTGGGGTGAGGAGCATTATGAGGAATTGTGGGAGCGAGTAGAGGGGGTCAGACACAAGCTGACGCGCATTCTGAACCCTGCTAAACTGACCCCGTACCTGAGGCAGTGTAAGGTCATCGATGAGCAGGATGAGGACGAGGTCCTGAACTCAACCCAGCTGCCCCTGCGTATTAGCAAGGCAG GCCGTTTATTGGACATCCTGAGAGGGCGTGGTGAGCGGGGGCTGCAGGCCTTCATGGAGTCACTGGAGTTCTACCACCCAGAGCaatacacacacctgacagGGCATCAGGCCACCCAACGCTGCTCCAtcatgctgg atgaggAAGGCCCCGAAGGTCTGACCCAGTTCCTGCTGTTGGAGGTGCGTAAGCTGCAGGACCAGTTGCGTGTCAATCGTGTGTGTGAACGCCGGCTGTCTCAGCGCTGCCGTGTAGCTGAAGATGAACGAAGCCGCGCTGAGCGCAAAGTACAGGAGCTCCGACAGGAATGTATCCAGCTGGAGAg gcTGAGGCAGGACTGGGAGGCAGGGGCGAGAGAGCTGGGCCGGCTGAAGGAGAGGCACCTGGAGCAGGCAGTGAAGTATTCACACGCCCTGGAGGAACAGCGCAAGACCTCCACCCAGGAGAAAGAGCTACTcaaacag GTGGAGCAGCTGAAGAGCAGACTCATGGAGGTGGAGAGAAGTGCTAATGCAGACGCCACCCCCATGGCATCTGTCAAAAGGGCCAGTTTAGTGCGTGAACCTGAAGACAGCACTCCTGCTGGCCAGAATGCAGTACTGCAGTGCACAAACATGCTGAGAGAGCGCATTACTGGCACTCGG gctctGTTGGatattctgcagcaggacaggaGAGAAGCAGCAGAACAGAGGCAGGAACTGTGCGGTACCATCCTCAGACTGCAGGGGGAGCTGGAGAATGCTGAGGTTGCCAGGGAGAAG ttggaGGCTCACACTGAGCAGCTCCAGCTGAAATTAAGGACCCTGCAGctggactgggagacagagcagaagaggTGTATGTCTTACTTCAACCAGATcatggagctggagagagagagagaccag gcccTTCGTAGTCGGGACAGTCTGCAGCTGGAGTTTACGGACTGCCTCCTGGATAAGAACCGTCTGCGGAAGCGCATCGCTGAGCTGCAGAGCAGCCAGgaacagctgcagagagagctggagagagagaaagagaagagccGTGAGCAGagcagcgccccctgcaggcacGGA tctCATCTATCTCTCCTCAGTGAGGACCAGTGTTTTGGACCCTGCTGTTCTCTTGGTCTGATTTCCCAAGATGGCATACAACAATTACAGCACAAG TTGTCCTTAAATGGTCAGGAAACTGTGCCACTGGATG ACTTCTGCTCTAACTCTGAAGAGAACCTTTTCAGTCAGTCG GAGTGTAACAGTGCTAAGGAGATAAACCGACTCTCCATATTTCCATTCCCACCTTGCAAGAACTCCATCAACCGCAGAGTCAACACTGa GTTTGATCTAGACTCCTGGGGCAGTGATGAAACCGAAACCACAG aagACACTGAATCAGCGTTCTGGGATTCATGCAGTTCTCTGCACTCTCAACTTTTCCCTCCTGACCTGATGAATCTTCTGTCTGCGTCACCCAGCAAGCCCTTACCTGCATCCGAGGA TTCAGAATGCCTGCCAGCGGTTCCTGCACCCAAGAATGTGAGTCTAGCTGATGACATCACTATCATTGGGGGCAACAGAACGGGAATATTTGTGCAGACGGTGAGGGCGGGGTCACCAGCGGAGAGGTGCGGCCTCAAAGAGGGGAGTGAGCTACTAGAg TTGGAGCAGGCCCAGTTTGCAGGGGGGCAAATGGTGCTGAATAAGTGCACTGGGGAGGTAGCACACTTCTCCCTTCAGTGGTGGACTGATCCTGCCTCTGTCAAACACAGGCTAAATGAGGAAG GTTACTCTCGTTTGAACAGTGAGctgtcctctccctccttcactggTGCGGACTCTTTTTATGTGCGTGTGAATCTTGACCTCTGTTCCCATGGCGATCTACCTTGTCTACACGCAAGCTACAATGACATACTGCATGTGACAGACACACGATACAACGGCAAATACCAGTGGCGTTGCACCTGTGTCGACACACTCTCTGCCAAACCATTACAGGCTGGGGCAGTGCCAAATTACaacag ggctcAGCAGTTGTTGCTGGTGAAATTGCGTACAATGGCGCTACAACAGAAAGACAGCAAGAAGAAA TTTGGTAGAAAGGCTTCTGATCGTGTGAGGTTGGTGAAGGCGCTGTCTCCATACTACCAGAGGACTGGCTCCTTCTACCCTGTCCTCTACACACTTAGTAACC ggtATGAGGAGCACCTGATCCCCTACAGTCTGGTGCAGCCTGTGCGTGCTGAGAGCCGGAGGCCCGTggtgttctctccctctctgctctcacgCGGTCTCATCGAGAGGCTGCTGCAGCCGGCTGAGTCTGGCCTCCACTTCAACACCTGCCagccag AGCTGATCTCAGTGGGGGAGCGTGAGGATAAGGGTGTTTTCCTGCTGAACTCTACCGCCTCTGACCCCACACTGGGCATCAGAGTGCAGAGCATACAGGAGGTCATAAACCAG GACAAGCACTGCTTGCTGGAATTAGGAGTGAGCAGTGTTGAGTCTCTCCTCAGGCAGGAACTGTATCCCATCGTCATCCTCATTAAGCCAAAAGACAAGAAGGGCAGGAAGTTCCG GAAGTTGTTGTCTGGTCGTGGGGAACAGGAGGTGATGGAGGCGGTTCAGGTCGAGGAGTTGCAGCTGGAGACGTTGCCTCTACTCTACTGTACCCTGGAGGCCAATATGTGGAACACCACCGAAGAGCTGTTGAAGGCTGTGCGCAATACCATctacagacagcagagggcagtggcGTGGGTGGAAGTGGACAGGCTGCAGTAG